In one window of Candidatus Atribacteria bacterium DNA:
- a CDS encoding DUF1667 domain-containing protein: MEREFVCIICPNGCRIKVEYEGTNIKNITGQECLKGKDYVENEIINPLRVFTGSVEVENGDFPLVSVKTTFPVPKKYLKKIGEMTRRIKVEAPIDLGQIVAENLLNENIDLVATRKVNTIIN; this comes from the coding sequence ATGGAGAGAGAATTTGTTTGTATCATCTGTCCCAACGGATGCCGCATCAAAGTAGAATATGAAGGAACAAACATTAAAAATATTACCGGGCAGGAATGCCTTAAGGGAAAAGACTATGTAGAAAACGAGATTATCAATCCCCTAAGGGTCTTCACCGGCTCGGTTGAGGTAGAAAATGGAGATTTTCCCTTGGTTAGTGTTAAAACTACTTTTCCCGTCCCCAAAAAATATTTAAAGAAAATAGGAGAGATGACCCGTCGGATTAAAGTTGAAGCTCCTATTGACCTTGGCCAGATAGTAGCTGAGAATTTATTGAACGAGAATATAGATTTGGTAGCTACCCGGAAAGTAAATACAATAATTAATTAA
- a CDS encoding 4Fe-4S dicluster domain-containing protein has translation MVQISKDACKGCGICIALCPVKILEFSGELNNKGFRFPRITNEEKCTKCENCMIYCPDFAIVVSKNAK, from the coding sequence ATGGTTCAAATAAGTAAAGATGCATGCAAGGGTTGCGGAATATGTATTGCCCTTTGTCCGGTTAAAATATTAGAATTTTCCGGTGAGTTAAACAATAAGGGATTCCGTTTCCCCAGAATAACCAATGAAGAAAAATGTACAAAATGTGAAAACTGTATGATCTATTGTCCAGATTTTGCTATCGTGGTGAGTAAAAATGCAAAATAA
- a CDS encoding 2-oxoacid:acceptor oxidoreductase subunit alpha → MQNKITIRKTDFIQGNIACAEGAIAAGCNFFAGYPITPASEIAHHMSQRMFEEGGTFIQTEDEIAAIANIIGASWGGAKSMTATSGPGISLMLENIGLAVVTETPCVIVNVQRGGPSTGSPSVPLQGDMLQAKFGSHGEYQIIALAPSSPQEMFDFTIEAFNKSEKYRVPVFILADGLVGHMRERVDFPFTDEIILVERKQLLTYQGMHQKIFLDEEVAPMPIFGKGLKANITGSTHKEDGFRNVSDPKIMDVAIKKLSNKILKHKDDIVMIEEEYLEDAEVAIFSYGVVHRAVLEAVKLAREKGLKVGSFRPITLWPFPQDQVEELSKKVKTIIVCENNLGQILPFVQAAVNGNAKVKFLPPRILGTLYRPEYILDEIKEVI, encoded by the coding sequence ATGCAAAATAAAATTACTATAAGAAAAACTGATTTTATCCAGGGAAATATAGCCTGCGCAGAAGGGGCTATTGCTGCAGGATGTAATTTTTTCGCCGGTTATCCCATAACTCCCGCTTCGGAAATTGCTCATCATATGTCTCAAAGAATGTTTGAAGAGGGAGGGACTTTCATCCAGACCGAGGATGAAATTGCCGCTATTGCCAATATTATCGGTGCCTCCTGGGGAGGAGCAAAGTCGATGACTGCTACTTCCGGGCCGGGGATTAGTTTAATGTTAGAAAATATTGGTCTGGCAGTCGTTACTGAAACGCCTTGTGTTATTGTAAACGTGCAAAGAGGAGGTCCCTCTACCGGAAGCCCAAGCGTCCCCCTACAAGGAGATATGCTTCAAGCAAAATTTGGCTCACATGGGGAGTATCAGATTATTGCCTTAGCACCTTCTTCTCCGCAAGAAATGTTTGATTTTACTATTGAAGCTTTTAATAAATCGGAAAAATATCGTGTTCCGGTCTTTATATTAGCGGATGGATTAGTTGGTCATATGAGAGAAAGAGTTGATTTTCCTTTTACTGATGAGATTATATTAGTGGAAAGAAAACAATTGCTAACTTATCAGGGAATGCATCAAAAGATATTTTTAGATGAAGAAGTAGCCCCAATGCCTATTTTTGGGAAAGGTCTGAAGGCGAATATTACCGGCTCTACCCATAAAGAAGATGGGTTTAGGAATGTATCCGATCCAAAAATTATGGATGTTGCTATTAAAAAACTTAGCAATAAAATATTAAAACACAAAGACGATATTGTCATGATAGAAGAGGAATACCTGGAAGATGCAGAAGTAGCAATATTTTCTTACGGAGTAGTGCATCGAGCAGTCTTAGAAGCGGTTAAATTAGCCCGAGAAAAAGGATTAAAAGTCGGTAGTTTTAGGCCGATTACTTTATGGCCTTTTCCCCAAGATCAAGTTGAGGAATTATCTAAAAAAGTTAAAACAATTATAGTATGTGAAAATAATTTAGGACAGATATTGCCATTTGTTCAAGCGGCTGTTAATGGTAATGCTAAAGTTAAATTTTTACCTCCTCGAATTTTAGGTACCCTTTATCGTCCCGAATATATTTTAGATGAAATTAAGGAGGTCATATAA
- a CDS encoding ADP-forming succinate--CoA ligase subunit beta translates to MKLHEYQAEEIFSKYGIDIPPGGLAKIPREAKEIAQSIGVPVVLKSQVLVGGRGKAGGVKIVDRLAEIDIVADKMLKTEIKGYKPEGLLVLKKIEIQKEMYLGITIDRTLGIPIIMISSEGGINIEEVNRENPEKIFKLPVDPLQNLYPYQVISLVKKIGLSGEPLIKTVNIIIKLYKIFREYDGLIAEINPLVLTEDKKVFCVDAVLEIDDSALFRHPKLNRKRWDAMSGRDQRLMKKGATFVKLDGNIGLICSGAGLAMATMDMINDYPGLSPANFLETGGGITSDLMVDCMELVLEQPELKAILINLYGGINPIHEGAKGIAKVIKEKKVSIPMVAKALGNHQEETWSTLEEVGVHVIKESETQKAVEFLAKLLGVKAK, encoded by the coding sequence ATGAAATTACATGAATATCAGGCAGAAGAAATATTTTCAAAATATGGCATTGATATTCCACCGGGGGGATTGGCCAAAATACCCCGGGAAGCAAAGGAAATAGCGCAGAGTATTGGTGTACCGGTAGTACTTAAATCTCAAGTTTTAGTAGGAGGAAGAGGAAAAGCCGGAGGAGTAAAGATTGTAGATCGCCTGGCTGAAATAGATATCGTGGCAGATAAGATGCTAAAAACTGAGATAAAAGGATATAAACCTGAAGGATTGTTAGTTTTAAAAAAAATAGAGATCCAGAAGGAAATGTATTTAGGGATTACCATTGACAGAACTTTAGGAATTCCCATCATTATGATTTCTTCTGAAGGTGGTATTAATATAGAAGAGGTAAATAGAGAAAATCCAGAAAAAATATTTAAACTGCCGGTTGATCCTTTACAAAATTTATATCCCTATCAAGTTATAAGTCTGGTTAAAAAAATTGGATTAAGCGGTGAACCTTTAATAAAAACCGTAAATATAATAATAAAATTGTATAAAATATTTAGAGAATATGATGGTCTAATTGCAGAAATAAATCCTTTAGTGCTTACTGAAGACAAAAAAGTGTTTTGTGTAGATGCAGTTTTAGAGATAGATGATTCAGCTCTTTTCCGGCATCCTAAATTAAATAGAAAAAGATGGGATGCTATGAGCGGAAGAGACCAGAGATTAATGAAAAAAGGAGCTACTTTTGTTAAATTGGATGGAAACATTGGATTAATCTGCAGTGGAGCTGGATTGGCTATGGCCACCATGGATATGATAAATGATTATCCCGGGTTATCTCCCGCAAATTTTTTGGAAACAGGAGGCGGGATAACTTCTGACTTAATGGTGGATTGTATGGAGCTTGTTTTAGAGCAACCTGAATTAAAAGCAATATTAATAAACTTATATGGAGGGATAAATCCTATTCATGAAGGAGCTAAGGGAATAGCTAAGGTGATTAAAGAAAAAAAAGTGAGTATTCCCATGGTAGCGAAGGCTTTAGGTAATCACCAAGAAGAAACTTGGAGTACCTTAGAAGAAGTAGGGGTTCATGTAATTAAGGAATCCGAAACTCAGAAAGCAGTAGAATTTCTCGCAAAATTGTTGGGGGTTAAAGCAAAATGA
- a CDS encoding FAD-binding protein has protein sequence MMSEKEVIIIGGGAAGLAAAVACKQKGIEELLLIERGGYLGGILNQCIHDGFGLEKFHISLAGPEYAQRYIEQLLDQEIPYLLNSMVVSLTPQKEVVVMGSNGLQHFQAKVVILAMGCRERTRGAIGIPGARPSGIYTAGVAQELINLKDYMVGEKIVILGSGDIGLIMARRLTLEGAEVITVAEKLPYSSGLPRNINQCLYDFNIPLLLNHTVVDIEGNGRLSGVTIAQLGKRGGIIPGSKQKIACDTLLLSVGLIPENELSLEAGILLDPITGGPQVDQRGQTSLPGIFACGNVLQVHDIVDNVSLEAEYIVEGVAEYLRGKPRKECNIKVELEKGLRYVVPQTLNSLKDTLFSFRVNQPGEKKALIFHDGEKVIKKKSFPRVNPAEMIRVKLSSRELEDLKSLKVRLV, from the coding sequence ATCATGTCAGAAAAAGAAGTTATTATCATTGGAGGAGGGGCTGCTGGTTTAGCCGCTGCCGTTGCCTGCAAGCAGAAAGGGATAGAGGAACTTCTCCTTATTGAAAGGGGAGGCTATTTAGGAGGTATCTTAAACCAGTGTATCCATGACGGATTTGGGCTGGAAAAGTTTCACATCTCCCTGGCTGGTCCGGAATATGCTCAACGATATATTGAACAGTTATTAGATCAAGAGATCCCTTACTTATTAAATAGTATGGTAGTAAGTCTTACTCCTCAAAAAGAAGTGGTGGTAATGGGCAGTAACGGTTTACAGCATTTTCAAGCCAAAGTAGTTATTCTGGCCATGGGCTGCCGTGAGCGAACCCGGGGAGCTATTGGGATACCGGGAGCTCGACCATCCGGTATCTATACGGCCGGTGTGGCACAAGAATTAATTAATTTAAAAGATTATATGGTGGGGGAAAAAATAGTCATATTAGGTTCGGGAGACATTGGCTTGATCATGGCTCGACGCCTAACCCTGGAAGGAGCAGAGGTTATCACCGTTGCCGAGAAACTCCCCTACAGTAGCGGTCTTCCCCGAAATATCAATCAATGCTTGTATGATTTTAATATTCCCCTTTTGCTCAACCATACCGTAGTAGATATAGAGGGAAATGGACGTTTATCCGGCGTAACCATTGCTCAATTGGGCAAACGAGGAGGAATTATCCCGGGAAGTAAGCAGAAAATAGCTTGTGACACGCTGCTTCTCTCGGTAGGTCTCATACCAGAGAATGAACTTTCCCTGGAAGCAGGTATTCTGTTAGACCCCATCACCGGAGGACCGCAAGTCGACCAAAGAGGTCAGACCAGTCTCCCCGGCATCTTTGCCTGCGGGAATGTTCTGCAGGTACATGATATTGTAGATAATGTCTCATTGGAAGCCGAATATATTGTAGAGGGAGTGGCAGAATATCTAAGGGGGAAACCAAGGAAAGAGTGCAATATAAAAGTAGAATTGGAAAAGGGTTTAAGATATGTTGTGCCTCAAACTTTAAATAGCCTTAAAGATACACTCTTTTCCTTTCGGGTGAATCAACCGGGAGAAAAGAAGGCTTTAATCTTTCATGATGGTGAAAAAGTTATCAAGAAAAAATCTTTCCCCCGGGTAAATCCAGCAGAGATGATCAGGGTGAAGTTATCCTCGAGAGAATTAGAGGATCTAAAATCACTAAAGGTAAGGTTGGTTTAA
- a CDS encoding 2-oxoglutarate synthase — protein MERAVEHPLKKYFRGEINYTTCPGCGNGIISQSILRAIDELGLNFDDVAFVSGIGCSGWIPSPSFNTDLLHVTHGRSAAFATGLKLAVPKMKVIVCAGDGDTSAIGGNHLIHAARRNIDLTLICVNNQIFGMTGGQVAPSTPYDSKTTTTPYGSIERPFDLSSLAIAAGATFVARWTTYQVRPLKNSIKKAIMHKGFSFIEVVSQCPVQYGKVISKRNNAVSMLLDYKKYSVNISKARSMSEEKLKDKIIVGELVEKKNIPELTDEIKRLRKEAARK, from the coding sequence ATGGAAAGAGCTGTTGAACATCCTTTAAAAAAATATTTCCGAGGAGAAATAAATTACACTACTTGTCCTGGTTGTGGAAATGGCATTATTTCCCAAAGCATTTTAAGGGCAATTGACGAATTAGGGTTAAATTTTGATGATGTAGCCTTTGTATCAGGTATCGGTTGTTCAGGGTGGATTCCCAGTCCTTCATTTAATACCGATCTTTTGCATGTTACCCATGGTCGTTCTGCCGCTTTTGCTACCGGACTAAAATTAGCTGTACCTAAGATGAAAGTAATTGTTTGTGCCGGTGATGGAGATACCAGTGCGATCGGAGGAAATCATCTTATTCATGCCGCCAGAAGAAATATTGATCTAACGCTCATTTGTGTTAACAATCAAATTTTTGGAATGACTGGAGGACAAGTAGCGCCATCTACTCCTTATGATTCCAAGACAACGACTACACCTTATGGAAGCATCGAAAGACCTTTCGATTTAAGTAGTTTAGCCATTGCTGCCGGTGCTACTTTCGTAGCCCGTTGGACGACTTACCAGGTTCGTCCCTTGAAGAATTCCATAAAGAAAGCGATTATGCATAAAGGATTTTCCTTTATTGAAGTAGTTTCGCAGTGTCCTGTTCAATACGGTAAAGTCATCAGCAAGAGAAATAATGCGGTAAGTATGTTACTGGATTATAAAAAATATTCGGTGAATATAAGTAAAGCCAGGAGTATGAGTGAAGAGAAATTAAAAGACAAGATCATCGTAGGAGAACTTGTGGAGAAGAAAAACATCCCGGAATTAACCGATGAAATAAAAAGGCTGCGCAAGGAGGCTGCAAGAAAATGA
- the sucD gene encoding succinate--CoA ligase subunit alpha, with protein sequence MSILINKKTRVLVQGITGNIGATQTSYMLKERTKIVAGVTPGKGGLKIEGVPVFDTVEEAVNHFSIDVSLLFVPASVAKDSVIEAIDAGIKTMVLITEHIPVHDVMEMKAYALQKNATLIGPTTPGIITPGECKIGILPANMFCRGQVGIISRSGTLAYEVAANLGAIGVGQSTVVGMGADRIAGTNLVDILKLFNQDKDTKVVVIVGEVGGTQEEDAAEFIREKMSKPVVAYIAGTSVPPGKRMGHAGAIIEGGKGSAKSKVASLLAADVRIANMLYEIPSLVKNLFHDNQ encoded by the coding sequence ATGAGTATTTTAATTAATAAAAAGACCAGGGTATTAGTTCAGGGCATTACCGGGAATATTGGTGCAACTCAAACAAGTTATATGTTAAAAGAAAGAACCAAGATAGTGGCAGGGGTAACTCCGGGAAAAGGAGGCTTAAAAATTGAAGGTGTTCCTGTATTTGATACGGTAGAGGAAGCAGTCAATCATTTTTCAATCGATGTTTCACTTTTATTTGTTCCTGCAAGTGTAGCCAAAGATTCAGTTATTGAGGCAATTGATGCAGGGATTAAAACAATGGTTCTAATAACCGAGCATATTCCGGTACATGATGTAATGGAGATGAAGGCTTATGCTTTGCAGAAAAATGCTACTTTAATTGGTCCGACTACCCCGGGCATCATTACTCCCGGTGAGTGTAAGATAGGTATTTTACCGGCAAATATGTTTTGTCGAGGTCAAGTCGGCATCATTTCCAGGAGCGGAACATTGGCTTACGAAGTGGCAGCAAATTTAGGCGCAATAGGGGTAGGGCAGAGTACGGTAGTTGGCATGGGTGCCGATAGGATTGCCGGGACTAATTTAGTGGATATTTTAAAATTATTTAATCAAGATAAAGATACCAAAGTGGTGGTTATAGTTGGGGAAGTAGGCGGAACTCAAGAAGAAGATGCTGCAGAATTCATTAGGGAAAAAATGTCTAAACCGGTTGTCGCTTATATTGCCGGAACTTCAGTACCTCCGGGGAAGAGAATGGGACATGCAGGAGCAATCATCGAAGGCGGCAAAGGAAGCGCTAAAAGCAAGGTTGCATCCTTACTGGCCGCCGATGTAAGAATAGCTAATATGCTTTACGAAATCCCTTCTTTAGTGAAAAATTTGTTTCATGATAACCAATAG